The Limosilactobacillus panis DNA segment GCAAGCCCTTCTGTTGAGCTGACTTGGCAGTTGAAGCCCACTTATTGCCGTACTTATTACCAGCATAAGCAGTGATTACCGCAACCGATTGCTGCGGCGATTGGTTATCCTTATCAACCTTGCCATTTGTCTTTGCCGCAATCAAACTGGACGACGAACTCTGTTGACTGCTGCCGTTAGAATGGGCACCACAGCCAGCGAGCAGGAGTGTGACACCCGCTATTAAAACTAAGATTAATTTTCTATTTTCCAATGTGCTTCCCCCCAAGAATTAGTTTTTCTCTTAATATACACCTAAACACCGGTACGTAAAAAGCCCCGCTGCCAAAAATGGTAGCGGGACCTTTTCATTATCGTCTTTCAAAAATTATGCACGGGACTTGTAACTGCCATCAGTGGTGTTGATGATCAGCTTGTCACCAGTCTTAATGAAGGCTGGAACGTTAACAACTAAGCCGGTGCTCATAGTAGCAGGCTTACCACCACCATCGATGGTAGCACCCTTGATCATTGGTTCTGTTTGAGCAACAGTCATTTCAACAGTGGTTGGCAATTCAACACCGATGATGTTGCCGTTAACAAAGTTCAGGGTGATGTTCATGTTTTCAACCAGGTAGTTACGGTCGTCACCAAGTTGGTCGTGGGTTAAAGTGTATTGGTTATAATTCTCCAAATCCATGAATACGGCAGAGTCGCCTTCGTCGTAAAGGTATTGGGCGTTACGCTTGTCAACGTTAACCTGTTCAACCTTTTCAGATGGCCGCATCGTTGTGTGGACAATTGAACCGGTCCGAACGTCTTGGATGTCCATCTGCATCAAAGTGTTACCCTTACCTGGCTTATGGTGGTTAATTTGCAGAACCTTTAACAGTTTGCCGCCACGTTCAAAAACCATGCCCTTTTTCAAATCAATTGTTTGAATCATCTTAAACACACCTTCATTAAATAGATTATTACATCTGGTCTGCTCGCAACCGTAGCAGTTACCAGAACGTTTATTGATGGCCTAATACCGACTAAGCCATAGCACATTATCCATTGTATCACATTCCGTAATTTTGCTATACGTTAAAAGTCACCAATATTCAAAAAAATTGCCTCTTTAAGGGCCATTTTCCCATTTCCTCAGTCCAATTTTAATTTAATTGTTGATAACAAAAAGGAAAGCAACTGCTAATAAACATTTGCCTTCCCTTTGTCATAAGTACCGATTCTATTATAAGAAATATCCTGATGATTTCTTTACTACATATACTTATTTATTTTCAAGTAAATAATATTCCTTCGTAAGGAGCTTGTCAACCGATTACAGTTAATATCAAATAAAAAGTTTACCCGCTCTCTGAGGAAAACACGCTCCGTCGCCTTAATCTAGCTTTAGTTTTCGGTATATAAATGAAATACCATTTCACTTAGTCCATTACCAGGTAGGACTTGATTGCTTGACGCTGGTCCATTGCCTCGTAAGCGGCTTGAATCTGGTCCAGATTAAATTCTTTCGTAAAGACCTTACCGGGGGTTGATCTCGCCGTCAAGAACGGCCTTGAGAAGGACTTCCTTGTCGTAAGTAGTGACGGAAGCTGGCCCCCCAGCCACAATGGTGTTCTTGTAGAATGGCGTC contains these protein-coding regions:
- the efp gene encoding elongation factor P is translated as MIQTIDLKKGMVFERGGKLLKVLQINHHKPGKGNTLMQMDIQDVRTGSIVHTTMRPSEKVEQVNVDKRNAQYLYDEGDSAVFMDLENYNQYTLTHDQLGDDRNYLVENMNITLNFVNGNIIGVELPTTVEMTVAQTEPMIKGATIDGGGKPATMSTGLVVNVPAFIKTGDKLIINTTDGSYKSRA